The following proteins come from a genomic window of Pseudomonas hygromyciniae:
- a CDS encoding DUF2782 domain-containing protein yields the protein MRTFNRLLLTGLIALAPMAAMAADDAPSGAPEVTIRTEGDKTIQEYRQNGFLYAIKITPKGAPPYFLVRADGTDANFIRSDQPDMLIPSWKIFEWK from the coding sequence ATGCGCACATTCAATCGCCTGCTGTTGACCGGCTTGATTGCACTCGCTCCGATGGCTGCCATGGCGGCAGACGATGCTCCCTCGGGTGCTCCGGAAGTCACCATTCGCACGGAAGGCGATAAAACCATCCAGGAGTACCGCCAAAATGGTTTCCTGTATGCGATCAAGATCACCCCGAAAGGCGCGCCCCCGTATTTCCTGGTGCGCGCGGACGGAACCGATGCCAACTTCATCCGCTCGGACCAGCCGGATATGCTGATCCCGTCATGGAAGATCTTCGAATGGAAATGA
- the polA gene encoding DNA polymerase I, which yields MSQAPLVLVDGSSYLYRAFHALPPLTTSKGLPTGAVKGVLNMLKSLRKQYPDSPFAVVFDAKGGTFRDDMYAEYKANRPSMPDDMRVQIEPLHQSVIALGFPLLCVEGVEADDVIGTLARSSAAADRPVVISTGDKDMAQLVDGHITLVNTMTGSAMDIDGVKEKFGVAPEQIIDYLALMGDSSDNIPGVPGIGPKTASGLLVGVNGGLKELYEQLDIVPTLPIRGAKTLPAKLEEHKEMAFLSYQLATIKVDVPLDVGLEDLHLIEPDREKLLELYTLLEFKSWIDEIQRDAKRVELKAAADVAPVQSSAEPEAAETLAPVQAQYETILDQARFDVWLKKLNDAKLIAFDTETTGVDAQQAQLVGVSFAVQANEAAYIPLTHSYIGVPEQLDRDTVLLALKPLLEDPQKLKVGQHAKFDMNILANCAIGGDPAHGITVRGIAFDTMLESYVLNSTATRHDMDSLAKKYLEHDTVSFQDIAGKGAKQLTFDQIPLEQAGPYAAEDADVTLRLHLALHAQLAALPSLASVLTDIEMPLVPVLARIERQGALVDAALLGVQSIELGNKMVELERQAYEIAGEEFNLGSPKQLGAILYEKLGLPVLKKTGKGQASTAEEVLAKLAEDDFPLPKVLMQYRSMSKLKSTYTDRLPEQINPRTGRIHTSYHQAVAATGRLSSSDPNLQNIPVRTAEGRRIRQAFVAPKGYKLLAADYSQIELRIMAHLSKDEGLLNAFRDNLDVHTATAAEVFKVELGEVTSDQRRSAKAINFGLIYGMGAQKLGKDIGVDTKTAKAYIDVYFARYPGVREYMERTRAQASDQGYVETLFGRRLYLPDIHSNKPQERAGAERTAINAPMQGTAADIIKKAMVKVDNWLTESGLDAKVILQVHDELVVEVREDLVAQVSEKIREHMSGAAKLDVPLLVEVGVGDNWDEAH from the coding sequence ATGAGCCAAGCCCCCCTCGTCCTGGTGGACGGTTCTTCATATCTGTATCGCGCCTTCCACGCGCTGCCGCCGTTGACCACGTCCAAAGGCCTGCCGACCGGTGCGGTCAAGGGCGTGTTGAACATGCTCAAAAGCCTGCGCAAGCAGTACCCGGACAGCCCGTTCGCGGTGGTGTTCGACGCCAAGGGCGGGACATTTCGCGATGACATGTACGCCGAATACAAGGCCAACCGCCCGAGCATGCCCGATGACATGCGCGTGCAGATCGAGCCGCTGCACCAGAGCGTGATTGCCTTGGGCTTCCCGCTGCTGTGTGTCGAAGGCGTTGAGGCGGACGACGTGATCGGCACCCTGGCCCGCAGCAGCGCAGCCGCTGACCGACCGGTGGTGATTTCTACCGGTGACAAGGACATGGCGCAACTGGTCGACGGGCACATTACCTTGGTCAACACCATGACCGGTAGTGCGATGGACATCGACGGCGTTAAGGAGAAATTCGGCGTCGCTCCCGAGCAGATCATCGACTACCTGGCACTGATGGGCGATTCCTCCGACAACATCCCAGGCGTTCCGGGGATTGGTCCTAAGACTGCTTCGGGCTTGCTGGTAGGTGTGAACGGCGGCCTTAAAGAGCTTTACGAGCAGCTCGATATTGTTCCGACCTTGCCGATTCGTGGGGCCAAGACCCTGCCGGCCAAGTTGGAAGAACATAAAGAGATGGCATTCCTGTCCTACCAGTTGGCGACCATCAAGGTCGACGTGCCACTGGATGTCGGGCTGGAAGATTTGCACCTGATCGAACCGGACCGCGAGAAGCTGCTGGAGCTGTACACCCTGCTGGAGTTCAAGAGTTGGATCGATGAGATTCAGCGCGATGCCAAGCGGGTCGAGCTTAAGGCTGCTGCCGACGTAGCACCGGTGCAGTCTTCGGCTGAGCCTGAGGCCGCAGAGACGCTGGCGCCGGTCCAAGCACAGTACGAAACCATCCTCGACCAGGCCCGTTTTGACGTCTGGCTGAAAAAGCTCAATGACGCGAAGTTGATTGCCTTCGATACCGAAACTACTGGCGTCGATGCCCAGCAGGCGCAACTGGTAGGGGTTTCGTTTGCCGTACAGGCCAATGAAGCGGCCTACATCCCGCTGACCCATTCCTACATCGGCGTGCCCGAGCAACTGGACCGCGATACAGTCCTGCTGGCCTTGAAGCCGCTGCTGGAAGACCCGCAAAAGCTCAAGGTCGGCCAGCACGCCAAGTTCGACATGAATATCCTGGCCAATTGCGCCATCGGCGGCGACCCGGCACACGGCATCACCGTGCGCGGCATCGCATTCGACACCATGCTTGAATCCTACGTGCTGAATTCCACCGCGACCCGCCACGACATGGACAGCCTGGCCAAAAAGTATCTGGAGCATGACACCGTCAGTTTCCAGGACATTGCCGGCAAAGGCGCCAAGCAACTGACCTTCGACCAGATTCCGTTGGAGCAGGCCGGCCCTTACGCCGCCGAAGACGCCGATGTGACCCTGCGCCTGCACCTGGCACTGCACGCACAACTCGCGGCACTGCCGAGCCTGGCCAGTGTGCTGACGGATATCGAGATGCCATTGGTGCCGGTGCTGGCACGCATCGAGCGTCAGGGCGCTTTGGTGGATGCCGCACTGTTGGGCGTGCAGAGCATCGAGCTGGGCAACAAGATGGTGGAACTGGAGCGCCAGGCGTATGAGATCGCCGGAGAGGAGTTCAACCTCGGCTCGCCCAAGCAATTGGGGGCGATCCTCTACGAAAAGCTCGGCCTGCCGGTATTGAAGAAAACCGGCAAGGGCCAGGCCTCGACCGCCGAAGAAGTCTTGGCCAAGTTGGCCGAAGATGACTTCCCGCTGCCTAAGGTATTGATGCAGTACCGCAGCATGAGCAAGCTCAAGAGCACCTACACCGACCGCTTGCCAGAGCAGATCAACCCGCGTACCGGGCGGATCCATACCTCTTACCACCAGGCTGTGGCGGCCACTGGGCGCCTGTCGTCCAGTGATCCGAACCTGCAGAACATCCCGGTGCGGACCGCCGAAGGCAGGCGGATCCGCCAGGCGTTCGTCGCGCCCAAAGGTTACAAGCTGCTGGCGGCGGACTATTCGCAGATCGAGCTGCGGATCATGGCGCACCTGTCCAAGGACGAGGGCTTGCTGAACGCGTTCCGCGACAACCTCGATGTGCACACGGCCACGGCGGCCGAGGTGTTCAAGGTCGAGTTGGGCGAGGTCACGTCCGATCAGCGCCGCAGCGCCAAGGCGATCAACTTCGGCCTGATCTACGGTATGGGCGCGCAGAAGCTGGGCAAGGATATCGGTGTCGATACCAAGACCGCCAAGGCTTATATCGATGTGTACTTCGCCCGTTACCCAGGGGTGCGCGAATACATGGAGCGCACCCGTGCCCAGGCTTCGGATCAAGGTTATGTAGAAACCCTGTTCGGGCGCCGGCTGTACCTGCCGGACATCCACTCCAACAAACCCCAGGAGCGCGCGGGCGCCGAACGTACCGCGATCAACGCGCCGATGCAGGGCACGGCCGCCGATATCATCAAGAAGGCGATGGTCAAGGTCGACAACTGGCTGACAGAGTCAGGGCTGGACGCCAAGGTCATCCTGCAGGTGCACGACGAACTGGTGGTCGAGGTCCGTGAAGACCTGGTGGCGCAAGTCAGCGAGAAGATTCGAGAGCACATGAGCGGTGCTGCGAAACTGGACGTACCGCTGCTGGTTGAAGTTGGGGTGGGTGATAACTGGGACGAAGCGCACTGA
- the yihA gene encoding ribosome biogenesis GTP-binding protein YihA/YsxC has protein sequence MQLKNPILGLCQQSTFMLSAAKVDQCPDDEGFEVAFAGRSNAGKSSALNTLTHASLARTSKTPGRTQLLNFFKLDDDRRLVDLPGYGYAKVPIPLKLHWQRHLEAYLGGRESLKGLILMMDIRHPMTDFDLLMLDWAVASGMPMHILLTKADKLTYGAAKNTLLKVQAEIRKGWGDAITIQLFSAPKRMGLEDAYTVLAGWMELADKGAEIAE, from the coding sequence ATGCAACTCAAGAACCCCATCCTCGGTCTGTGCCAACAGTCCACCTTCATGCTCAGCGCCGCCAAAGTCGACCAATGCCCCGACGACGAAGGCTTTGAAGTGGCCTTCGCCGGGCGCTCCAACGCCGGTAAATCCAGCGCGCTCAACACCCTGACCCATGCCAGCCTGGCCCGCACCTCGAAAACCCCAGGTCGCACACAGCTGCTCAACTTCTTCAAGCTAGACGATGATCGGCGTCTGGTCGACCTCCCGGGCTACGGTTACGCAAAAGTACCTATCCCACTGAAGCTGCACTGGCAGCGTCACCTGGAAGCCTATCTGGGTGGCCGCGAGAGTCTGAAAGGTCTGATTCTGATGATGGACATCCGTCATCCAATGACCGATTTCGACCTGTTGATGCTCGATTGGGCGGTTGCCAGCGGCATGCCGATGCACATTTTGCTGACCAAGGCCGACAAGCTGACCTACGGCGCCGCCAAGAACACCTTGCTCAAAGTGCAGGCCGAAATCCGTAAGGGTTGGGGTGATGCGATCACCATCCAGCTGTTCTCGGCGCCCAAGCGCATGGGCCTGGAAGACGCCTATACCGTGCTGGCAGGCTGGATGGAGTTGGCGGACAAGGGTGCAGAAATCGCCGAGTGA
- a CDS encoding c-type cytochrome, translating into MTKWLLAVGVLVPLYSAQATQDPEAMYNRVCAACHAGQLPTAPRRGDQAAWAPRLAQGMDTLVQHVTQGFKAMPPRGLCMECRAEDYQAIILLMSE; encoded by the coding sequence ATGACCAAGTGGCTGCTAGCTGTCGGTGTCCTGGTACCACTTTACAGTGCGCAGGCTACACAGGATCCGGAAGCTATGTACAACCGCGTTTGCGCGGCATGCCATGCCGGACAGCTGCCAACGGCCCCCAGGCGGGGTGACCAGGCAGCGTGGGCGCCGAGACTGGCGCAAGGTATGGATACGCTGGTGCAGCACGTGACCCAGGGTTTCAAGGCGATGCCGCCGCGTGGTTTATGCATGGAATGCCGTGCCGAGGATTACCAGGCCATCATTCTTTTGATGAGCGAGTAG
- a CDS encoding c-type cytochrome gives MNKLIVSLLLTLGITGVAHAAGDATAGQTKAAVCGACHGPDGNSPAPNFPKLAGQGERYLTKQMHDIKDGKRQVLEMTGMLTNLSDQDLADIAAYFASQTGSVGAADKALVERGEALFRGGNLEKGLPACTGCHSPDGSGNAAAGFPHLGGQHAQYIAKQLTDFRKEEAGRANDGDAMTMRTIARKLSDEDIAAVASYIQGLHK, from the coding sequence ATGAACAAATTGATCGTGAGTCTGCTGTTGACCTTGGGCATCACTGGTGTTGCCCATGCTGCAGGTGACGCTACTGCTGGCCAGACAAAGGCCGCCGTATGTGGTGCCTGCCATGGACCGGACGGCAACAGCCCGGCACCCAACTTCCCAAAACTGGCGGGTCAGGGTGAGCGTTACCTGACCAAGCAGATGCACGACATCAAGGACGGCAAGCGCCAAGTCCTGGAAATGACCGGCATGCTGACCAACCTCAGCGATCAGGACCTGGCGGATATCGCGGCGTATTTCGCCAGCCAGACCGGCAGCGTGGGTGCTGCCGATAAAGCGTTGGTCGAGCGCGGCGAAGCACTCTTCCGTGGCGGCAACCTGGAAAAAGGCCTGCCTGCCTGTACCGGCTGCCACTCCCCGGATGGGTCGGGTAACGCGGCAGCAGGCTTCCCGCACCTGGGTGGCCAGCACGCCCAGTACATTGCCAAGCAATTGACCGATTTCCGCAAGGAAGAAGCCGGCCGTGCCAACGATGGCGATGCCATGACCATGCGCACCATCGCCCGCAAACTGAGCGATGAAGACATTGCAGCGGTAGCCAGCTACATCCAGGGCCTGCATAAGTAA
- a CDS encoding thiol:disulfide interchange protein DsbA/DsbL codes for MRNLILSAALVTASLFGITAQAADVPLEAGKTYVELASPVAVSVPGKIEVVELFWYGCPHCYSFEPTINPWAEKLPSDVNFKRIPAMFGGPWDAHGQMFLTLEAMGVEHKVHNAVFEAIQKDRKPLTKPDQMADFLATQGVDKDKFLATFNSFAIQGQIKQAKELAQKYGVQGVPTLIVNGKYRFDLGSTGGPAQTLNVADQLIAKERAAK; via the coding sequence ATGCGTAATCTGATCCTCAGCGCCGCTCTCGTCACTGCCAGCCTGTTCGGCATCACCGCGCAAGCCGCCGACGTGCCGCTTGAAGCGGGTAAGACCTATGTTGAATTGGCCAGTCCGGTGGCCGTTTCGGTGCCGGGCAAGATCGAAGTCGTAGAGCTGTTCTGGTATGGCTGCCCGCATTGCTATTCCTTTGAGCCAACCATCAATCCATGGGCCGAGAAGCTGCCGTCGGATGTGAACTTCAAGCGTATCCCAGCCATGTTCGGCGGCCCTTGGGATGCCCACGGCCAGATGTTCCTGACCCTGGAAGCCATGGGTGTGGAGCACAAGGTCCACAATGCCGTGTTCGAAGCTATCCAGAAGGATCGCAAGCCGCTCACCAAGCCTGATCAAATGGCCGACTTCCTCGCCACCCAGGGCGTGGACAAGGACAAGTTCCTCGCCACGTTCAACTCCTTCGCTATCCAGGGCCAGATCAAGCAGGCCAAGGAACTCGCGCAGAAATACGGCGTGCAAGGTGTTCCAACCCTGATCGTCAACGGCAAATACCGCTTCGACCTGGGCTCCACCGGCGGTCCTGCACAGACTCTCAACGTTGCCGACCAGTTGATCGCCAAAGAGCGCGCAGCCAAGTAA
- a CDS encoding endonuclease/exonuclease/phosphatase family protein — MRRWGTERVVGLRDPQVNEHHLASTGLPADSRLRLLSFNIQVGISTEKYRHYLTRGWQHLLPHTGRAGNLQKIGDLLGDFDLVALQEADGGSLRSGYINQVEHLAQLGAFPYWYQQLNRNLGRLGQHSNGVLSRLKPWAIEDHPLPGPKGRGAILVRFGEGPEALVVVMMHLALGARTRTMQLAYIRELIGGYKHQVLMGDMNTHASDLLENSPLRDLGLLAPQVEATFPSWRPQRCLDHILLSPTLTLESVQVLAQPISDHLPVAVEIRLPGSLTADALPALSPGPRGSLA; from the coding sequence ATGCGTCGCTGGGGTACAGAACGAGTCGTTGGCCTGCGTGATCCGCAGGTCAACGAACACCATCTCGCGTCCACCGGCCTGCCGGCGGACAGCCGGCTGCGCTTGCTGAGCTTCAATATCCAGGTCGGCATCAGTACCGAAAAGTACCGTCACTACCTGACCCGTGGCTGGCAGCATTTGCTGCCCCACACGGGGCGGGCCGGCAATCTGCAAAAGATTGGCGACCTGCTGGGCGACTTCGACCTGGTGGCCCTGCAGGAGGCCGATGGTGGCAGCCTGCGTTCGGGCTACATCAATCAGGTCGAGCATCTGGCCCAGCTTGGTGCATTCCCCTATTGGTACCAGCAACTCAATCGCAACCTCGGCCGTTTGGGCCAGCACAGCAATGGTGTGCTCAGCCGCTTGAAACCGTGGGCGATTGAGGACCACCCCTTACCCGGCCCCAAAGGGCGTGGGGCAATTCTCGTGCGTTTTGGCGAAGGCCCCGAGGCGCTGGTGGTGGTCATGATGCACCTGGCGCTGGGGGCGCGTACCCGAACCATGCAGTTGGCCTACATCCGTGAGCTGATTGGCGGTTACAAACACCAGGTGCTGATGGGGGACATGAACACCCACGCCAGTGACCTGTTGGAGAATTCCCCGTTGCGCGACCTCGGGCTGCTGGCGCCGCAGGTCGAAGCCACTTTCCCCAGCTGGCGCCCGCAACGCTGTCTTGACCACATCCTGTTAAGCCCGACCCTGACCCTGGAAAGCGTGCAGGTGCTGGCCCAACCCATTTCCGATCACCTGCCGGTCGCGGTAGAGATTCGTCTGCCGGGTTCGCTCACGGCTGATGCATTACCCGCGTTGAGCCCTGGCCCTCGCGGATCCCTTGCATGA
- a CDS encoding GGDEF domain-containing protein, giving the protein MSDEAQRWKEKYLLSIEQQEKLERRWAARLDLLRRGLVRSTLAAEGTDRAVDQCMKEMRDVVRSDDMDAALAALLPRLEKAVLDSEQRRETRVDQISTALTALVTQLQALPLPREVSRPLKNFAKQLDSRVGQAREIPLLLSELSGLQGQALSNLESDDEPARPGLLQRLFGGKETGTEVEPVESAVSPAARPNPAVEASPAAQVVEDAPELAQALRAFAPPAQAPQRPVPEVTPVAMTVAPGIDIEERVATAPQAAAARLLPVERPAVVVETLEQRQPVEVILAPQPDPAPAVAAAPQAEPEAPQPTAIGSLSLPPVLDDESVDIDPDAMDAEVLYALPDSPEPSYSSVAKHIEDTLLGLLGDLDLPEHHRPQAEAMRERLAHGLNWYELLPILDDLAVLMLAITDSGQHEFEAYLKRLNERLETFQSNLQAASDGHADSRSAAREMDTQIREQMDGLQSSVQDAADLDDLKQVLESHLEGLLGAMDEHQKQRDQREHEVAARLQGLAERVASMEQEAQGYRDHLEVQRQKALIDPLTGLANRAAWSERLEYEVNTWHQQGNSLSLAMLDLDHFKRINDSYGHLAGDKVLKIIANVLSKRLRPTDFIARFGGEEFVLLMPDSALGDALELGERLRAAIEACPFHFKGERVTITMSIGMAQFQPGERSDLALKRADEALYRAKAAGRNQVQAA; this is encoded by the coding sequence ATGAGCGACGAAGCCCAGCGCTGGAAAGAGAAATACCTGTTAAGCATCGAGCAGCAAGAAAAGCTCGAGCGCCGTTGGGCTGCGCGCCTCGACTTGCTGCGCCGTGGGCTGGTGCGCAGCACGCTGGCAGCCGAAGGCACGGATCGGGCTGTCGACCAGTGTATGAAAGAGATGCGCGATGTGGTGCGCAGCGATGATATGGACGCCGCGCTCGCCGCTCTGTTGCCGCGCCTGGAAAAGGCCGTGCTGGATTCCGAGCAGCGCCGTGAAACGCGGGTTGATCAGATCAGTACGGCGCTGACCGCGCTGGTAACGCAATTGCAGGCGCTGCCCTTGCCGCGGGAAGTCAGTCGCCCGCTGAAGAATTTCGCCAAGCAGTTGGACAGCCGCGTCGGCCAGGCGCGCGAGATTCCCCTGCTGCTCAGTGAGTTGAGCGGGCTTCAAGGGCAGGCCCTGAGCAATCTTGAGTCGGATGACGAACCTGCTCGCCCAGGCCTGTTGCAGCGCCTGTTTGGTGGCAAGGAGACAGGTACAGAGGTTGAGCCGGTTGAGTCCGCTGTTTCCCCGGCCGCCCGGCCAAACCCTGCGGTAGAAGCCAGCCCGGCCGCCCAGGTGGTTGAGGATGCTCCGGAACTGGCACAGGCGCTGCGTGCCTTTGCGCCACCAGCCCAGGCACCGCAGCGCCCGGTGCCGGAGGTCACGCCTGTAGCGATGACTGTTGCGCCCGGGATCGATATCGAAGAGCGCGTGGCAACAGCGCCGCAGGCTGCCGCGGCCCGGTTGTTGCCCGTTGAGAGGCCTGCCGTGGTCGTCGAAACACTGGAGCAGCGCCAACCTGTCGAAGTCATTCTTGCCCCGCAGCCTGACCCTGCCCCTGCAGTGGCAGCAGCGCCGCAGGCCGAGCCAGAGGCGCCGCAGCCGACGGCGATCGGCAGCCTGTCGCTACCGCCGGTGCTGGATGATGAATCGGTAGACATTGATCCTGACGCGATGGATGCCGAGGTGCTGTACGCCCTGCCCGACTCGCCTGAGCCATCCTACAGTTCTGTCGCCAAACATATCGAAGACACCCTGCTCGGCCTGTTGGGCGACCTCGACCTGCCCGAGCATCATCGACCCCAGGCCGAAGCCATGCGCGAACGCTTGGCTCACGGGTTGAACTGGTACGAACTGCTGCCGATCCTCGATGACCTTGCGGTATTGATGCTGGCCATTACCGATAGCGGCCAGCATGAGTTCGAAGCCTACCTCAAGCGCCTCAACGAACGGCTGGAAACCTTCCAGAGCAATCTGCAAGCGGCCAGTGACGGGCACGCCGACAGCCGCAGCGCCGCGCGCGAGATGGATACGCAGATCCGTGAGCAGATGGACGGCTTGCAAAGCAGCGTCCAGGACGCGGCTGATCTCGATGACCTCAAGCAAGTGCTGGAGAGTCATCTTGAGGGACTGTTGGGCGCCATGGATGAGCATCAAAAGCAGCGTGACCAGCGCGAACATGAAGTGGCCGCACGGCTGCAGGGGTTGGCCGAGCGGGTGGCGAGCATGGAGCAGGAGGCCCAGGGTTATCGTGATCACCTCGAGGTCCAGCGCCAGAAAGCGCTGATCGACCCGCTCACCGGCTTGGCCAATCGGGCAGCCTGGAGCGAACGCCTGGAGTACGAGGTCAATACCTGGCATCAACAGGGCAACAGTCTGTCACTGGCGATGCTGGACCTTGACCACTTCAAGCGCATTAACGACAGCTACGGCCATCTGGCGGGCGACAAGGTGCTGAAGATCATCGCCAATGTGTTGAGCAAACGCCTGCGGCCGACGGATTTCATCGCGCGGTTTGGCGGAGAGGAGTTTGTCTTGCTGATGCCGGATTCGGCGCTGGGCGATGCGCTGGAACTCGGAGAACGCCTGCGGGCAGCAATTGAGGCGTGCCCGTTTCACTTCAAGGGCGAGCGGGTGACCATCACCATGTCCATCGGTATGGCGCAGTTCCAGCCCGGCGAGCGCAGCGACCTGGCACTCAAGCGCGCGGACGAGGCGTTGTATCGGGCCAAGGCGGCGGGACGCAATCAGGTGCAGGCGGCCTGA
- a CDS encoding N-acetylmuramoyl-L-alanine amidase, whose amino-acid sequence MKFLVAALLFLTLAGCASGPRLDTSHPSVNFDNRIQFVVLHYTATSLQGSLALLTKGQVSSHYLIGDDARATIYKLVDEEKRSWHAGESEWMGRTWLNSSSIGIEIVNPGYRDTPTGRVWYPYSEAQVQSLVTLLKDISQRNRINPKFIIGHSDIAPGRKLDPGPLFPWKRLADEGLGIWPEAQAVARYQVEYARQLPSITWFQEELARLGYSTPQTGELDVVTRRVLAAFQMRFRPALYDGTPDAQSAAILRVLNHR is encoded by the coding sequence ATGAAATTTCTAGTTGCTGCTCTGCTGTTCCTTACGCTCGCCGGCTGTGCGAGTGGCCCGCGCCTGGATACCAGCCACCCGTCGGTGAATTTCGATAACCGTATCCAGTTCGTCGTCCTGCACTACACCGCTACCAGCCTTCAAGGTTCGCTGGCGCTATTGACCAAAGGCCAAGTCAGCAGCCACTACCTGATTGGCGACGATGCCCGTGCGACCATCTATAAGCTGGTGGATGAAGAAAAGCGTTCCTGGCACGCCGGGGAAAGTGAGTGGATGGGGCGTACCTGGCTCAACTCCAGCTCCATTGGTATCGAGATCGTCAACCCGGGCTACCGCGATACACCTACCGGGCGGGTCTGGTACCCGTACTCCGAAGCGCAGGTTCAGTCCCTGGTGACCTTGCTCAAGGACATTAGCCAACGTAACCGGATCAACCCCAAGTTCATTATCGGTCATAGCGATATCGCTCCCGGTCGCAAACTCGATCCAGGCCCCTTGTTCCCGTGGAAGCGCCTGGCGGATGAAGGCTTGGGGATCTGGCCCGAGGCCCAGGCGGTTGCGCGGTATCAGGTCGAGTACGCCAGGCAGTTGCCAAGCATTACCTGGTTCCAGGAAGAGTTGGCACGCTTGGGGTATTCCACGCCGCAGACCGGCGAGCTGGATGTGGTGACGCGGCGTGTGCTGGCCGCGTTCCAGATGCGCTTCCGGCCGGCTCTGTACGACGGCACGCCGGATGCGCAAAGCGCAGCGATCCTGCGGGTGTTGAATCACCGCTAA